One Halovivax ruber XH-70 genomic region harbors:
- a CDS encoding thiolase family protein encodes MTFEDVAIVGIGETAKRRPDDPAELRSLERLYADATASTLASAGLPHAAIDGVGVIRPGVETPANFVGHLVETLGFENVRWATTADTGGSNAVSLVLQGALAIDAGIVDTFLCLGADAPVDPTDSSAGLFGRDPRGYVRNYMDPFGTQGPNSRLAHVQTVHADEYGTTREQLGHIAVVQRRHATLNPRAWFDDPIDLAAYLDATPIADPIGLLDCVIPVNAGFGVVLVSAERASTLDVDPVEIAGFGECSNYGDSRSPDVTTTGVTVAGRAAYDRAGVGPDAIDCWQVYDDYPIVVAMQLEDLGLCDKGDGGPFVAGTDLGFDGDVPLNTSGGQLSAGQPGMAAGFVQLVEGIRQLRRDADDRQVRGATRGVVTGAGGVAYGKNLRHCSVLVLERGDRS; translated from the coding sequence ATGACGTTCGAAGACGTGGCGATCGTCGGCATCGGCGAGACGGCAAAGCGCCGGCCGGACGATCCCGCCGAACTGCGGAGTCTCGAACGGCTGTACGCGGACGCGACCGCGAGCACGCTCGCCTCCGCCGGCCTCCCGCACGCGGCGATCGACGGCGTCGGCGTCATTCGGCCGGGGGTCGAAACCCCGGCTAACTTCGTCGGCCACCTCGTCGAGACGCTCGGCTTCGAGAACGTTCGCTGGGCGACCACGGCCGACACCGGCGGCTCGAACGCGGTCTCCCTGGTGCTACAAGGGGCGCTGGCGATCGACGCCGGTATCGTCGACACGTTCCTGTGTCTCGGCGCCGACGCACCCGTCGATCCGACGGACTCCTCGGCGGGACTGTTCGGGCGCGATCCCCGGGGATACGTGCGAAACTACATGGACCCGTTCGGCACCCAGGGGCCGAACTCTCGCCTTGCCCACGTCCAGACCGTCCATGCCGACGAGTACGGCACGACGCGGGAACAGCTGGGCCATATCGCCGTCGTCCAGCGACGCCACGCGACGCTGAATCCGCGTGCGTGGTTCGACGACCCGATCGATCTGGCGGCGTACCTGGACGCGACACCGATCGCCGATCCGATCGGCCTGCTCGACTGCGTGATCCCGGTCAACGCGGGATTCGGCGTGGTCCTCGTGTCGGCCGAGCGGGCGTCGACGCTCGACGTCGACCCGGTCGAGATCGCCGGCTTCGGCGAGTGCTCGAACTACGGCGACTCGCGATCGCCGGACGTGACGACGACGGGCGTTACCGTCGCCGGTCGAGCGGCCTACGACCGCGCTGGCGTCGGCCCGGACGCGATCGACTGCTGGCAGGTGTACGACGATTACCCGATCGTCGTCGCGATGCAACTGGAGGACCTCGGACTCTGTGACAAAGGCGATGGCGGGCCGTTCGTCGCCGGCACCGACCTCGGGTTCGACGGCGACGTCCCCCTGAACACGTCCGGCGGGCAACTCTCGGCCGGCCAGCCGGGGATGGCGGCCGGCTTCGTCCAGCTCGTAGAGGGAATCCGACAGCTCCGCCGCGACGCCGACGACCGACAGGTTCGGGGGGCGACCCGTGGCGTCGTCACCGGGGCTGGCGGCGTGGCGTACGGGAAAAATCTTCGGCACTGCTCCGTGCTCGTGCTCGAGCGAGGTGATCGGTCGTGA
- a CDS encoding Zn-ribbon domain-containing OB-fold protein codes for MTDSRPLPSLAEASYAREFWDAANEGRLVVQRCETCATTQYFPRPRCGTCGGSVDWVEASGLGTVSSHAVIRRPVSNPAFRDEIPYVTAYVELEEGPRLFTRIVDCEPETVERGLPVSVTFERVSETVTLPTFEPR; via the coding sequence GTGACCGACTCGCGACCGCTCCCGTCGCTCGCGGAGGCGTCGTACGCGCGCGAATTCTGGGACGCCGCCAACGAGGGGCGACTGGTCGTTCAGCGGTGTGAGACGTGTGCCACGACGCAGTACTTCCCGCGACCGCGGTGTGGGACGTGTGGGGGATCGGTCGATTGGGTCGAGGCGTCCGGGCTCGGAACGGTGTCCAGTCACGCGGTGATCCGCCGACCGGTTTCGAATCCCGCGTTCCGCGACGAGATTCCCTACGTCACCGCGTACGTCGAACTCGAGGAGGGGCCGCGGCTGTTCACGCGGATCGTCGATTGCGAGCCCGAAACGGTCGAACGGGGGTTACCGGTGTCGGTCACGTTCGAACGGGTGTCCGAGACGGTGACGCTGCCGACGTTCGAACCACGATAG
- a CDS encoding NAD(P)/FAD-dependent oxidoreductase, translated as MTDRPSVIVVGGGLAGLVAARHLAAGGADVTLVERRDRVGGRVATRERDGYRFDRGFQVLFTAYPAVRRELDLDGLDLRRFAPGACLARPSGRSTLADPLREPRALPATLRNTDVTVGDKLRVLRLRLALGRTDFADIFEGPDGDIEAFLAKRGFSARFRNRFAAPFLGGITLDRSLSTSARVFRYVYKALAEGHTAVPASGMGAIPAQLARGARRAGATIETDTAVDRLEPAAETVDGAGGTGGVELSIGGETRLADAAVVATEPPTARELTAVDAIPTDGRGCVTQYYALPGGELDVGRRLVLNADPPSERGEGEAWPNHVVPHSAVAPSYSPDDVALVSATYLGVPNATDAALAERSRRALESWFPARRFDGLERLHTDRIPFAQFDQPPGIHDRLPDVRAPDGPVYLAGEYTRWSSIQGAMASGRDAAATLLADLGSG; from the coding sequence ATGACCGATCGCCCGTCGGTGATCGTCGTCGGTGGCGGACTCGCCGGGCTGGTGGCCGCTCGTCACCTCGCTGCGGGCGGTGCGGACGTGACACTCGTAGAGCGGCGCGATCGCGTCGGCGGTCGCGTGGCCACCCGCGAACGGGACGGCTACCGGTTCGACCGCGGATTCCAGGTGCTGTTTACCGCCTATCCGGCCGTCCGCCGCGAGCTCGACCTGGACGGGCTCGATCTCCGGCGGTTCGCGCCGGGAGCCTGCCTCGCGCGCCCGAGCGGCCGCTCGACCCTCGCCGATCCGCTCCGGGAGCCGAGGGCGCTTCCGGCGACGCTGCGCAACACGGACGTCACGGTCGGGGACAAACTCCGCGTTCTGCGACTCCGGCTCGCGCTCGGGCGGACCGATTTCGCGGACATCTTCGAGGGTCCCGATGGCGATATCGAGGCGTTCCTCGCCAAGCGCGGCTTCTCGGCCCGCTTCAGGAATCGGTTCGCGGCACCCTTTCTCGGCGGGATCACGCTCGACCGCTCGCTTTCGACCTCTGCACGGGTGTTTCGCTACGTCTACAAGGCCCTCGCCGAGGGTCACACCGCCGTCCCCGCGTCGGGAATGGGCGCGATCCCCGCGCAGTTGGCCCGAGGCGCACGGCGCGCGGGGGCGACGATCGAGACCGACACGGCGGTCGACCGCCTGGAGCCCGCCGCAGAGACGGTCGACGGCGCCGGCGGGACTGGCGGCGTCGAACTGTCGATCGGCGGCGAGACCCGCCTCGCTGACGCGGCGGTAGTCGCGACCGAACCGCCCACCGCCCGCGAGCTGACCGCCGTCGACGCCATCCCGACCGACGGACGGGGCTGTGTCACCCAGTACTACGCGCTCCCGGGCGGCGAACTGGACGTCGGCCGTCGGTTGGTGCTGAACGCCGACCCGCCCTCGGAGCGCGGGGAGGGCGAAGCGTGGCCCAACCACGTCGTCCCACACAGCGCCGTGGCGCCGTCGTATTCGCCGGATGACGTCGCGCTGGTCAGCGCGACGTACCTGGGTGTTCCCAACGCGACCGACGCGGCCCTCGCCGAGCGGAGCCGCCGCGCGCTCGAATCGTGGTTCCCGGCACGTCGGTTCGACGGCCTCGAACGCCTGCACACCGACCGGATCCCGTTCGCCCAGTTCGACCAGCCGCCGGGGATCCACGACCGGTTGCCCGACGTTCGCGCCCCCGACGGCCCCGTCTACCTCGCCGGTGAGTACACGCGCTGGTCGTCGATCCAGGGGGCGATGGCAAGCGGACGGGACGCGGCGGCTACGCTGCTGGCGGATCTCGGCTCGGGGTGA
- a CDS encoding metallophosphoesterase codes for MMQAGGHPLSFAERAVYVQPAETLVLADVHLGRGASSAVDAPIDAADDPVGRLEDLLGRFDPQTVVVAGDLLHSFSWIPDGVRETVAEIERVVAGAEASLVCTPGNHDSVLDEAFDGETAAAFQLDDGETVVCHGHERPPTECVSTGSSPPSLYVIGHDHPALSIDGRKYPCFLSVPSEEAAVSGDLLVLPAFSQLARGTTINTRRARDFQSPLVTGVGGASPAVRDVDGEETLWFPPLDECRHAL; via the coding sequence ATGATGCAAGCGGGGGGACACCCCCTGTCGTTCGCCGAACGTGCCGTCTACGTCCAGCCCGCCGAGACGCTCGTCCTCGCAGACGTTCACCTCGGTCGGGGGGCGTCGTCAGCCGTCGACGCACCGATCGACGCCGCCGACGACCCCGTCGGACGCCTGGAGGACCTCCTGGGTCGGTTCGACCCGCAGACGGTCGTGGTCGCCGGTGATCTGCTCCACTCGTTCTCGTGGATCCCGGACGGCGTTCGCGAGACGGTCGCCGAGATCGAACGAGTCGTCGCTGGCGCCGAGGCGTCGCTCGTCTGTACGCCGGGCAATCACGATAGCGTCCTCGACGAAGCGTTCGACGGCGAGACCGCGGCCGCGTTCCAGCTCGACGACGGGGAAACCGTCGTCTGTCACGGTCACGAACGACCGCCCACCGAGTGCGTGTCCACCGGCAGCTCACCGCCGTCGCTGTACGTGATCGGCCACGACCACCCCGCGCTCTCGATCGACGGGCGAAAGTATCCCTGCTTTCTGTCCGTTCCCTCGGAAGAAGCCGCGGTAAGCGGCGATCTACTCGTTCTCCCGGCGTTCTCGCAACTCGCACGCGGAACGACGATCAACACGCGCCGCGCCCGGGACTTCCAGTCGCCGCTGGTGACCGGCGTCGGCGGGGCCTCACCGGCCGTCAGGGACGTCGACGGTGAGGAGACGCTCTGGTTCCCGCCACTCGACGAGTGTCGACACGCCCTCTGA
- the artA gene encoding archaeosortase A yields the protein MTAVTGVAESIPRLPLSAANATMGAVDYLAWISIAAFLVAIALEWRDEIDAARYVGAVASVLFGSFWLAMVPYYWTEMQSPLETMLALAAFPLCLYATYLLFQGRESMLILVRAVAVMGIIYLPVETIPLARQWLIETTAYQTHLAMDIVAESPGLETGGNGYHSRFAFDTDTVPTGRTTYIVLACTGIGSMAIFGGLIAAVRAPLRRKAAGFVVAVGIIWFLNLVRNVFISLATPYGWFQQDFFVYLATEWMGAVPERTSFLISHNVIFQPGAVIALVGIAYIVIRIVPEVVEPLEEVLFVLTGTEYDLAEVFGPESETGKAAGD from the coding sequence GTGACCGCAGTCACCGGGGTGGCCGAGTCGATCCCGCGGCTGCCGCTGTCGGCCGCGAACGCGACGATGGGCGCCGTCGACTACCTCGCGTGGATCTCGATCGCCGCGTTCCTCGTCGCGATCGCGCTGGAGTGGCGAGACGAGATCGACGCCGCCCGCTACGTCGGCGCCGTCGCCAGCGTCCTCTTCGGGAGTTTCTGGCTGGCGATGGTCCCCTACTACTGGACGGAGATGCAGAGTCCGCTCGAGACGATGCTCGCCCTCGCAGCGTTCCCGCTGTGTCTGTACGCCACGTACCTCCTGTTCCAGGGCCGGGAGTCGATGCTCATCCTCGTCCGTGCCGTCGCCGTCATGGGGATCATCTACCTGCCAGTCGAGACGATCCCGCTCGCCCGCCAGTGGCTCATCGAGACGACCGCGTACCAGACCCACCTCGCGATGGACATCGTCGCGGAGAGTCCGGGCCTCGAAACCGGCGGCAACGGCTACCACAGCCGGTTCGCCTTCGACACCGACACCGTCCCCACCGGACGGACGACCTACATCGTGCTCGCGTGTACCGGCATCGGGAGCATGGCCATCTTCGGCGGCCTCATCGCCGCCGTCCGCGCGCCGCTACGTCGCAAAGCGGCAGGCTTCGTCGTCGCCGTCGGGATCATCTGGTTCCTGAACCTCGTCCGCAACGTCTTCATCTCGCTCGCCACGCCGTACGGCTGGTTCCAGCAGGACTTCTTCGTCTACCTCGCGACCGAGTGGATGGGGGCCGTTCCCGAGCGCACCTCGTTTCTGATCTCGCACAACGTCATCTTCCAGCCGGGCGCGGTGATCGCGCTCGTCGGGATCGCCTACATCGTCATCAGGATCGTCCCGGAGGTCGTCGAGCCGTTAGAGGAGGTGCTGTTCGTCCTCACCGGGACCGAGTACGACCTGGCCGAGGTGTTCGGACCCGAATCCGAAACGGGCAAGGCCGCAGGTGACTGA
- a CDS encoding GNAT family N-acetyltransferase yields MTTLFPDQLETDRLRLDVVDPASTDAFEHYEAFADDPDPETVYEYVPVSEPATPDESRAFVENAGSNRDDADAVTYAIYPTGDEPMAGTLAGTTTLFVEWDREAASSAIVLRKPFWGRGYSGERAGALLELAFGRLDLAHFGVSCVAGNDRSKRAIEKYVEAHGGRYDGRLRHAHAIDGEPVDLHWFSISRSEYRAATDDAD; encoded by the coding sequence GTGACGACCCTGTTCCCGGACCAACTCGAGACCGACCGCCTCCGACTCGACGTCGTGGACCCGGCGTCGACGGACGCGTTCGAGCACTACGAGGCGTTCGCGGACGATCCAGACCCGGAGACGGTCTACGAGTACGTGCCGGTCTCGGAGCCGGCCACACCCGACGAATCCCGCGCCTTCGTCGAAAATGCCGGCTCGAACCGGGACGACGCCGACGCGGTCACCTACGCGATCTACCCGACGGGTGACGAACCGATGGCAGGCACCCTCGCCGGCACGACGACTCTGTTCGTCGAGTGGGACCGCGAGGCGGCTTCCTCCGCGATCGTCCTGCGAAAACCGTTCTGGGGACGGGGCTACTCCGGCGAGCGGGCGGGTGCACTGCTCGAGCTGGCGTTCGGTCGACTCGACCTGGCTCACTTCGGGGTGTCTTGCGTCGCCGGGAACGACCGGTCGAAACGCGCGATCGAGAAATACGTCGAGGCACACGGTGGGCGGTACGACGGCCGATTGCGTCACGCCCACGCGATCGACGGGGAGCCGGTCGATCTCCACTGGTTCTCGATCTCCCGGAGCGAGTACCGGGCTGCAACTGACGACGCCGACTAA
- a CDS encoding GNAT family N-acetyltransferase: protein MTDLFPDTIRTDRLRLDVVTPETVDLFEFYDHAGTDPDIEEITRYLTWEPHETPKATLEFVEHVGEQYGSGEGATYVIRPRDGEDGAGEFAGVAGFDVDWDRKTMTLGTWLRKPFWGRGYSGERAAAMMQLAFDCLDLDMVAVTAHVDNEKSNRAIERYVTAHGGRKEGTLRNWDTFGDELVDVVRYTVSSDEWVANRDDAVAEFDGF from the coding sequence ATGACCGACCTCTTCCCCGATACGATTCGCACCGATCGGCTCCGGCTGGACGTCGTCACCCCGGAGACGGTCGACCTCTTCGAGTTCTACGACCACGCCGGTACCGATCCCGATATCGAGGAAATCACGCGGTATCTCACCTGGGAGCCCCACGAGACGCCGAAGGCGACGCTCGAGTTCGTCGAGCACGTCGGCGAGCAGTACGGGTCCGGTGAGGGCGCGACATACGTGATCCGGCCGCGCGATGGAGAGGACGGTGCCGGCGAGTTCGCCGGCGTCGCCGGGTTCGACGTCGACTGGGACCGCAAGACGATGACCCTCGGCACCTGGCTCCGGAAGCCGTTCTGGGGCCGGGGCTACTCCGGCGAGCGCGCCGCGGCGATGATGCAACTGGCGTTCGACTGCCTCGATCTCGACATGGTCGCTGTCACCGCCCACGTCGACAACGAGAAGTCGAACCGGGCGATCGAGAGATACGTCACGGCTCACGGCGGGCGGAAAGAGGGAACGCTTCGCAACTGGGACACCTTTGGTGACGAACTCGTCGACGTGGTTCGGTACACCGTTTCGAGTGACGAGTGGGTGGCCAATCGCGACGACGCAGTTGCCGAATTCGACGGTTTCTGA
- a CDS encoding TIGR04024 family LLM class F420-dependent oxidoreductase, with the protein MPELDWFLDVSQYDRPQAVAERAARAEELGYRTVTVGETTGWNVVPALSLIADRTDEIDIGTAVLSPYGRSPALLAQTALTLADASDGRFRLGLGPSSPAITERWHGRSFDRPLRRLRETVELVRTISTEGTSAYHGDVIDVDGLAFERPLPESPPPIDLATLGPTATELAGRFGDGWLPQLFTRDGLETRLEDLRRGANLGDRTIDDVRVAPIVRCVVDDDPDRARSLARSAVAFMLGAYGPFYGKSVAEQGYPDVVEAIRDAWAERDTDAMANALPDDLLDELAATGTPDEVREWVADYAAIDGVDAVQVTFVDGMDEADRERSLSAIASLAE; encoded by the coding sequence ATGCCCGAGCTGGACTGGTTTCTCGACGTCTCTCAGTACGATCGGCCACAGGCTGTCGCCGAGCGCGCCGCCCGCGCGGAAGAACTCGGCTACCGGACGGTCACGGTGGGCGAGACGACCGGCTGGAACGTCGTCCCGGCGCTCTCGCTGATCGCCGACCGAACCGACGAGATCGACATCGGGACAGCGGTGCTGTCGCCGTACGGACGGTCGCCGGCGTTGTTGGCCCAGACCGCACTGACGCTCGCCGACGCGTCGGACGGGCGATTCCGACTCGGTCTCGGGCCAAGTTCGCCCGCGATCACCGAGCGCTGGCACGGCCGCTCGTTCGATCGCCCGCTGCGCCGGCTCCGCGAGACCGTCGAGCTCGTCCGGACGATTTCGACCGAGGGAACCTCGGCCTACCACGGCGACGTGATCGACGTCGACGGCCTCGCGTTCGAGCGACCACTGCCCGAATCGCCGCCACCGATCGACCTGGCCACGCTCGGGCCGACGGCGACCGAGCTTGCCGGCCGGTTCGGCGACGGGTGGCTGCCCCAGCTGTTCACCCGCGACGGACTGGAGACCCGCCTCGAGGATCTTCGCCGGGGCGCGAACCTGGGTGATCGAACGATCGACGACGTCCGCGTCGCGCCGATCGTCAGGTGCGTCGTCGACGACGATCCCGACCGGGCCCGATCGCTCGCCCGATCCGCCGTCGCGTTCATGCTCGGCGCGTACGGCCCATTCTACGGCAAGTCCGTCGCCGAACAGGGCTATCCGGACGTCGTCGAGGCGATCAGAGACGCCTGGGCCGAACGGGACACCGACGCGATGGCGAACGCGTTGCCGGACGACTTGCTCGACGAACTCGCCGCGACGGGGACGCCGGACGAGGTTCGCGAGTGGGTCGCCGACTACGCGGCCATCGACGGCGTGGACGCGGTCCAGGTCACGTTCGTCGACGGGATGGACGAAGCGGACAGAGAGCGGTCGCTCTCGGCGATTGCATCACTCGCCGAGTAA
- a CDS encoding DUF7524 family protein: MPESISVYVNRSGHGTIDVGQSTLSTDRAFELSVENHGDPVHLYVSPGSTLADTLTVQRPNTYVDADETVTVPISVHGHDGPLSGTLSLETRFGANSTAIDVTLTGGVGDDRRVDVDERLATPATDDRSTDHPLDRIGDAIGPETIALGGLATLALLVGLATAAVVEGPFAILGIVMVCSGIAVGVALLVRDTSPPDDPRS, from the coding sequence GTGCCCGAGTCGATCAGCGTTTACGTCAACCGGTCCGGCCACGGGACGATCGACGTCGGCCAGTCGACACTCTCGACCGACCGTGCGTTCGAGCTGAGCGTCGAAAACCACGGCGATCCGGTCCACCTCTACGTCAGTCCAGGGTCGACACTCGCCGACACACTCACCGTCCAGCGTCCGAACACGTACGTCGACGCCGACGAAACCGTCACTGTGCCGATTTCGGTCCACGGGCACGACGGACCGCTGTCCGGAACGCTCTCGCTCGAAACGCGATTCGGCGCCAACTCGACGGCGATCGACGTCACGCTGACCGGTGGCGTCGGTGACGACCGCCGCGTCGACGTCGACGAACGGCTCGCGACGCCCGCGACCGACGACCGGTCTACCGACCACCCGCTCGATCGGATAGGTGACGCGATCGGACCCGAAACGATCGCGCTGGGTGGACTCGCCACCCTCGCACTCCTCGTGGGACTCGCCACGGCAGCCGTCGTCGAGGGACCGTTCGCGATTCTCGGAATCGTCATGGTTTGTTCCGGTATCGCCGTCGGGGTCGCACTGCTCGTCCGTGATACCAGTCCGCCCGACGATCCCCGATCGTAA
- a CDS encoding methytransferase partner Trm112, with the protein MKESLLDVLCCPLDKHDLELEDAVGDDDVESGTLVCTECGERYPIEDGIPNLLPPDMREETPA; encoded by the coding sequence ATGAAGGAGTCACTGCTCGACGTTCTCTGCTGTCCGCTCGACAAACACGACCTCGAACTCGAGGACGCAGTCGGTGACGACGACGTCGAATCCGGGACGCTCGTCTGCACCGAGTGCGGCGAACGATATCCGATCGAGGACGGGATTCCGAACCTCCTGCCCCCGGACATGCGAGAAGAGACACCCGCCTGA
- a CDS encoding sensor histidine kinase, whose translation MADGTAADVIEDVSHPGLADRVTRLRTLADSIEACESADELYERCVTPDGHVLDFDAAIVATAQADVFVPRAAYAAQLRPTEPLADDSGIAGTTLASGTTTVVDDVRTEAAASPTGPYRSVLSIPFGEAVLQFHHHEPGAFSQVDREFGELFVSIATSALDRIRYERARDRERDQFAALFENVPDAALSYRVEDGVKTIQAVNSAFVSVFDVTGADVVDEPVSSVVCPSATDSISEPHSTDEIGRRTDVEVTRQTVDGPRPFLLRNVPMRSDDEVTRGYLIYTDLEALKARERELERKNERLDQFASMVSHDLRNPLNVAAGYLDLAREQHDCAELRSIEQAHRRMERLIEDLLSLARAGDTVDEVQPVHLGTVAREAWDNVSTTDAEIEIDGDAIVEADPGQLLGLLENLFRNSVEHGSTSSRPKADDSVEHGSTSSQGGSRPDDSVEHGSTSSRPKADDSVERDSTYQSTTSESPGTDDHPGTDDHPGTDDHPGTDDHPSTDDGVDTTVSVRLGSTPDGFFVADDGPGIPPEDRERIFESGYTTAEENTGLGLAIVDQIREAHDWDATVGVGVDGGARFDFVTGEPSFDLTDTETGESSSDSIDTDESPFDSTDTEVGESP comes from the coding sequence ATGGCGGACGGAACTGCGGCGGACGTGATCGAGGACGTCTCTCACCCTGGACTGGCCGACCGAGTGACACGACTGCGTACGCTCGCGGACTCGATCGAGGCCTGTGAGTCCGCAGACGAGCTCTACGAGCGGTGTGTCACTCCTGATGGGCACGTCCTCGACTTCGACGCGGCGATCGTTGCGACCGCCCAAGCGGACGTCTTCGTTCCACGGGCCGCGTACGCGGCGCAACTCCGGCCAACGGAGCCGCTGGCCGACGATAGTGGTATTGCCGGTACCACGCTTGCGTCCGGAACGACGACCGTCGTCGACGACGTTCGAACCGAGGCCGCCGCCAGCCCGACCGGCCCGTACCGGTCTGTCCTCTCGATTCCGTTCGGCGAGGCCGTCTTACAATTTCACCACCACGAGCCCGGCGCGTTCTCCCAGGTCGATCGGGAGTTCGGTGAACTCTTCGTCTCGATCGCGACCAGCGCCCTCGATCGGATCAGGTACGAACGAGCGCGCGATCGGGAACGCGACCAGTTCGCCGCGCTCTTCGAGAACGTTCCCGACGCGGCGCTGTCCTACCGCGTCGAAGACGGCGTCAAGACGATCCAGGCCGTCAACTCCGCGTTCGTCAGCGTCTTCGACGTTACCGGCGCAGACGTCGTCGACGAACCCGTCTCGTCGGTCGTCTGCCCGTCGGCGACAGACTCGATTTCGGAGCCGCACTCGACTGACGAGATCGGCCGTCGGACCGACGTCGAAGTGACCAGGCAGACCGTGGATGGGCCGCGACCGTTTCTGCTCCGTAACGTCCCGATGCGGTCGGACGACGAGGTGACCCGCGGCTACCTGATCTACACCGATCTCGAGGCGCTCAAAGCCCGCGAACGAGAACTCGAACGAAAGAACGAGCGCCTCGATCAGTTCGCCAGCATGGTGAGCCACGACCTGCGAAACCCGCTCAACGTCGCCGCTGGCTACCTCGATCTCGCGCGGGAGCAACACGACTGTGCAGAGCTCCGCTCGATCGAACAGGCACACCGCCGGATGGAGCGACTCATCGAGGACCTGCTGTCACTCGCGCGGGCCGGTGACACCGTCGACGAGGTCCAGCCCGTCCACCTCGGAACCGTCGCCAGGGAGGCCTGGGACAACGTCTCGACGACCGACGCCGAAATCGAGATCGACGGCGACGCCATCGTCGAGGCCGACCCCGGACAACTGCTGGGGCTTCTCGAGAACCTCTTTCGAAACAGCGTGGAACATGGTTCCACGAGCAGTCGGCCGAAGGCCGACGACAGTGTCGAGCACGGCTCGACAAGCAGTCAGGGCGGTTCCCGCCCTGACGACAGCGTGGAACATGGTTCCACGAGCAGTCGGCCGAAGGCCGACGACAGTGTCGAGCGCGACTCGACGTACCAGTCGACGACTAGCGAATCCCCGGGGACGGACGACCACCCGGGGACGGACGACCACCCGGGGACGGACGACCACCCGGGGACGGACGATCATCCATCGACGGACGATGGGGTGGATACTACCGTTTCGGTCCGACTCGGTTCCACACCGGACGGCTTCTTCGTCGCGGACGACGGACCGGGTATTCCACCCGAAGACCGTGAGCGGATCTTCGAATCCGGATACACGACGGCCGAGGAGAACACCGGACTCGGCCTCGCGATCGTCGACCAGATCCGCGAGGCACACGACTGGGACGCGACCGTCGGCGTCGGGGTCGATGGCGGGGCCCGATTCGACTTCGTCACCGGTGAGCCGTCGTTCGACCTGACCGACACCGAAACAGGCGAGTCATCGTCCGATTCGATCGATACCGACGAGTCGCCGTTCGATTCGACCGACACCGAAGTCGGTGAGTCGCCATGA